Genomic segment of Fervidobacterium gondwanense DSM 13020:
GCCTGCTAAGGTAGTTGCGAGTTCTGATGAACTGGCTCGTGTGTATTATTCAGTTGGAGAAAGGCCCGATGCGATTTTTGTTGATGAGGTGCATTTTTTTGATGAAGCAATAGTTGATGTGCTAAAAAAGATAACCTCAGATGGTGTTGATGTATATTGTGCGGGTCTTGACATGAGCTATCTGTGGGAACCTTTCGAAGCAACAGCTAAGCTTATGGCAATAGCTGACGAGGTCATAAAGAAAAAAGCAGTGTGTGAAATATGTGGAGAATACAATGGGACACTATCGTTCAAGAAGAAGACAAACGGTGGTGTGATCGATGTTGGAGGGAAAGAAAAATATATAGCAGTTTGTAAAGATTGTTATAGAGAATTATCTTTGAAGGAGGGAGATAAATGATGGTGAGAAAGTGGAA
This window contains:
- a CDS encoding thymidine kinase — translated: MDRYGKLTVITGPMYSGKTTELLNFAEIYDLGRKKIVIFKPAIDNRYSAEDVVTHKFFKMPAKVVASSDELARVYYSVGERPDAIFVDEVHFFDEAIVDVLKKITSDGVDVYCAGLDMSYLWEPFEATAKLMAIADEVIKKKAVCEICGEYNGTLSFKKKTNGGVIDVGGKEKYIAVCKDCYRELSLKEGDK